A window of the Thalassospira indica genome harbors these coding sequences:
- a CDS encoding phosphonate dehydrogenase: MKPKVVITHKIHDSVLDELAQDCELVTNQSGATLPQEEVAARVADADAMMAFMPDRVGEEFLQGCPRLKVIGAALKGYDNFDVDACTRHGVWLTFVPDLLTVPAAELTVGLTISLTRQVKAADHFVRSGEFTGWTPRFYGQGIEGSRIGIVGMGAIGQAVAQRLNGWGADLIYSQPERLPVQHEQALGLSHTPLKMLLAQSDIVILALPLNEQTLHTINRETLTGMKPGAFLINPCRGSVVDEGSVLQALQSGQLGGYAADVFEMEDWAREDRPREIAQGLRAHPNTLFTAHIGSAVSQVRLAIEQRAARNILQVLRGERPDDAINDPSGRESGPC, from the coding sequence ATGAAACCCAAGGTTGTGATAACCCATAAGATCCATGACAGTGTTCTGGATGAACTTGCCCAAGATTGCGAGCTGGTCACCAACCAATCCGGCGCCACGTTGCCCCAGGAGGAAGTGGCTGCGCGCGTTGCAGACGCTGATGCGATGATGGCGTTCATGCCAGACCGAGTTGGAGAGGAGTTCCTACAGGGGTGTCCGCGCTTGAAGGTGATTGGTGCAGCCCTGAAAGGCTATGACAACTTTGATGTGGATGCCTGCACGCGTCATGGGGTTTGGCTGACATTTGTACCGGATTTGCTAACCGTGCCTGCTGCAGAGCTAACGGTCGGGCTGACGATCAGTCTCACCCGACAAGTCAAGGCGGCGGACCACTTCGTTCGATCCGGTGAATTTACTGGCTGGACACCACGCTTCTATGGGCAGGGGATCGAAGGCTCACGGATTGGTATTGTGGGTATGGGGGCCATCGGCCAAGCGGTGGCGCAGCGCCTGAACGGATGGGGAGCGGATTTAATCTATTCCCAGCCGGAACGTTTACCCGTGCAGCATGAGCAGGCACTGGGTTTGTCCCATACTCCCCTCAAGATGCTGCTGGCCCAGTCAGATATTGTGATCCTGGCACTGCCGCTCAATGAGCAAACCCTCCACACCATTAATCGCGAAACGCTAACAGGAATGAAACCGGGCGCATTCCTTATCAATCCCTGCCGTGGATCTGTGGTGGATGAGGGTAGTGTTCTGCAAGCGCTTCAATCCGGTCAGTTGGGGGGGTACGCCGCTGATGTGTTTGAGATGGAAGATTGGGCGAGAGAAGATCGTCCGAGGGAGATCGCCCAGGGGCTCAGGGCCCACCCCAACACGCTGTTTACTGCTCACATCGGATCGGCAGTCAGCCAGGTGCGTCTGGCTATCGAGCAACGCGCTGCTCGGAACATTCTGCAAGTGCTTCGGGGTGAGCGGCCGGATGATGCGATCAATGATCCCAGTGGCCGCGAGAGCGGCCCATGCTGA
- the phnE gene encoding phosphonate ABC transporter, permease protein PhnE, with protein sequence MNYTTTEPATLSPAPSASVLDEHAKGWRKKLGQSLLVLLIIFVASWYVGLLNFNTLANGVPAIGTLIGESLPPDFTNVASWVSPLIDTLAMSIAGTAIAVTLSVPLAFLAARNTSPHPVVFQVTRTLLNGLRSVPELIMGIIFVAAVGFGALPGVLALGLHSIGMVGKFFAEAIEHVDEAPVEATDAAGATRLQVLYHAVLPQALPQFADVSIYRWEYNFRASTVMGMVGAGGIGFELMGSLRIMQYQEVSAILIVILLMVTVVDSLSGRLRKKFK encoded by the coding sequence ATGAACTATACAACGACGGAACCGGCGACTCTGTCGCCGGCCCCGTCGGCCTCCGTGCTGGATGAGCACGCGAAAGGCTGGCGGAAAAAACTCGGACAGTCGCTGTTAGTGCTGCTCATCATTTTTGTCGCAAGTTGGTACGTAGGGCTGCTCAATTTCAATACACTTGCCAATGGCGTGCCAGCCATAGGCACACTCATTGGCGAATCTCTTCCACCTGACTTCACCAATGTGGCCAGCTGGGTGTCGCCGTTAATCGACACGCTTGCGATGAGCATTGCCGGTACTGCCATTGCAGTAACCTTGTCTGTGCCACTGGCATTCCTGGCTGCGCGCAACACCTCTCCACATCCGGTGGTGTTCCAAGTAACTCGAACCCTTTTAAACGGTTTGCGTTCAGTCCCGGAACTGATCATGGGCATCATCTTCGTGGCTGCTGTTGGTTTTGGGGCGTTGCCTGGCGTACTGGCGCTCGGTCTTCACTCCATTGGCATGGTTGGAAAGTTTTTTGCCGAAGCGATTGAGCATGTAGATGAGGCGCCAGTGGAAGCGACCGATGCTGCCGGCGCTACTCGCTTGCAGGTGCTCTATCACGCCGTGCTGCCACAAGCACTTCCTCAATTCGCGGACGTGTCCATTTATCGCTGGGAATACAATTTCCGTGCCTCGACCGTAATGGGCATGGTGGGTGCCGGTGGTATTGGCTTCGAATTGATGGGCTCGCTGAGAATCATGCAGTATCAGGAAGTCAGCGCCATTCTCATTGTCATCTTGTTGATGGTCACCGTCGTGGACAGTCTCAGTGGCCGCCTTCGTAAGAAATTCAAATAA